The genomic interval TGTTACAACTGCTGAGTCATTCAATGTAAAACTGCTGACCCTAAAAACATTAATTAGAGAAATTATCAAagtcaaaaacaaatttgtttgataaGCAATTTACTGCACATTATAAAATGTCcagagaaatgcgcgcgccgtgattggtcagaacgagttcattatatttccatagaGCACACGCCTTACGTCACACaagtgcactgttgagatataagGCACGCAGCCTAtgtcatcggtacgagcgcaCGCAATTCATGATACattttagtataggtaatcacatgatttcgagtgcaatttggaataaataagcacgagttaattttttcaaagactaacaaaattgcacgagtccTACGgtctcgtgcaatttgtggtctttgaaaaaattaacaagtgcttatgtattccaaattgcaccagaaaaatcatgtgattacgtattaataatataaatataaaaaatacgagatagcttatataatttattcaaacctgtgcattcggtcaaaacaacgGCGTAAGATCAAAACAGTAATactcaatgatattttcacatctatAAGGCACAAAACAGCTGAAAGTCCGGCAAAACAGTTCAAGAAATTGTTCAGTCTGAGTCCTAATCACTTTCGATGGAATGAAATtgtcgtttgcgaggtttaaccatgtttgttttaatttcggcgtagaatcaCTCgtgcaaagtgttaagctggatcGGCTCGTAGTTTTCATTTCGGCCTTGACGATTCCcctctctaaacaccactttttctaaatcgacaaccaaaaagcaatgctttttacagtgttttcgttgttagagttGTTTTCCAGCTGttgtattgttgttgcggtgTTGAAAGAAGGCCTACTTcaaacgccggccattgtttcgctcgcaaattttcagagTAGCCAAATGTTAAGACGTCCAAGGCTCGGATTTGATTAGCTTTctgtgaatttctttgtttattgaacaatcagaatgtctggttgtTACtatctttgcactgaattaacgCTCTTCCTCgttgaattatttgaaaactgcatttatcttaaccaatcagaactgagtaattttttcacgtatattattataaaagaaccaaaaaaaacttgttaCTCGAGAAGTGAGAGAAGCACTCGCCTGCGGCTCGTGCTTCTCCGCACCTCTCTCTTGTCCTTAAAAATTACCAAGTGcctatataactcaacaatgcaaTCAGCGCGCTTTTATCTCTTTAACATATCAGTAAAGCCTAATTTCTTGCGTCATAGATGATGTTTAGACGAAGATCGTATCATGTGCACCTACGAGAAGCCTTCGAGCTCTGAACTGACATCACTCGACCCTGTGCTTGTTCAACAAACACAGAGCTCCGCTGAGCTTACTATTCACCTAACCCTTTCACGAACGGAATCTGGGCTGGCCACCTACGAAACGGTGAGCGACTGCAAAAGAGAGTGCGGCTATGATAACATTGAGACTAATCGAAAGTTGAGTTCAGTAAGCGAGGGATGTTCAGATATTCAGGAAAGAGCGCCAGAAAACACAGTGTTGGTGAGTGGTGAGAAAGGAATACAGCAGCCACCTGCTTTGTGcgatcaaaaagaagaaaataaggaTCATGTATACGCTGTTGttcataaagaaagaaaaggcagAGCCAGTTCTGGAGTGAGCGCCCTCGAAAAGACTGCGGGCCGCCCTCAGGAAGAAACAAGTGGTTTACCTGTCCAATGGGCGTCCTGTGTAGATCAATCCCCGTCTCTGACACCAGAGAATCGTTCGTCTCATCAAACTGACTCAGGGCTCGACAACAACACAGAGGCTACAGGGAGCGAGACACCTCAGGCTGGTGGAAACACTGAATATTTGTACGCAGCTGTTGAcatgacaaaaaagaagaagaagccGCCACAGGTAATACATCTCACAAATCttgacaacagttttttttgtttctttttgttttgttttgcttttatttgttggattttttttttacatgaagacgtgtttctttttcaacactGTTTCATTAAGGAAACAATCTTAGTCTATTTACTTCTTCGATTCATAATGTCCACGTATGATAATTAAGCGTACAGCTGGAGCACGGCAGCTGAACTTTAGTTTAAGTATCTAAAGGATCCTCtgcaacaaacaaataaacaaaaaaatacaagactaaactgataaaaataaatttgaaattaaaaaaaccttgatCAGAAGCAAAATAAGGGAACACTGACCCGGTTATCTTATCAAATTCGTTTACAATCTTTAgtgttttatttctcatttaatgttgtttttttgttattgttgttgtttgcttgtttgtttgtttattcgTTTACCTCGTTACTGTGTTGCTATCGTTATTTAATGTCTCTTGTTTCACGATCTGCTCATAAGGTATTATTCTCTGTTCCATGTTCGATGTAGAAGCTCGCTCCATACCGTGGCCTTGTGTACGCAGATCTGATCCTTTCCCGCGAAAACAGTGCAAAGCTTGTAAAAGAACAGTCCCAAACAGTATACGTTAATCCCGTCAAGACAGCAAGCGTGAAGATATCACAGAAGAATCTGGAGGAGACAAAGGACGGCGAACATAAGTGAAACTCGCTTCCTATCTCAGGAATGTTTTAATGATAAACAtagagatgaaaacaaaactgaaagaaacaagtATGCAGACCCCAAAATTAGGGTTAGAGATCGGTAATTAATTGTTTTGTCATTACAAATACCCGACTAGTTTTGTAGAAACTTCTTCCAGGGATTGTACTCAGAATACTTTAAATCAGCTCCTTTAAGGTACATGCatgtcaaaactgaaaaaaatcagtataACTCATATGGGATAAGTTTGTATAGGAAAAAGTTCGTAGTCAGCATTTCGCGTATGCGCGTACTGAAGGAAAACGTTTCAATAGTTCAATTAACTTTGTTCTTGGTGTCTAGTTTCATGCTAGAGGGAAGTTTTCTCTTCAAGCACAGTCGAAATAATGAGTTAAGAATAAAAGTTATAAAGTTATAAATTCCGGAGGTTGGATGACGTTCAACTGCAGCGTCAAATGTGTCAAAGTTGTAAAAACTGTTTTaacgtttttattttcaaataccaCGGTATGGTGTATcatataaaaacaacaaaaacgaaattcgataaataaatgaacaaaatggTTTAATAAatggttttcatttatttcattcaaaaacgACAAAACCTAAAGATGGCTTTTCAACACCATTATAAAACCCACCAAAGAACCTTTTTAAAACTGGCCAAGGACAATGatacacaaatacaaaattcttgCAATCTGTATAAATATTTGGCTCTTCTAAAAAGAAAGCTAGCTCTTTAGAAGATCAAGATGTTAGAAAACTTAATTAAGTGTTAGGTagaaatcaatttctttcaatgtttcCGTATATTCTGGATTATAAGTCCAAATTTAAGTATTCGCACTCACTCCTTGGTTTTTGTACGCAGCATTCAGAAATTACTATCGTTTCACCTGTTTAATGAATGCAAAACGTCAgcccactcccctccccctcctctctttaaagagaaaaattagaaGTAGAAGTGTAAAGAACCTCTTTCCTTTCATTCGAGTGACTGGGGCCCCAAGAAGCCTTAGGAACTGAGCGGTAAGGTAATGTTGCGGTCATCGGCTCGTGAAACGAAAGTCTTAAattagcatttggttttaatGAAACGGTAGAGAAAACAGCACAAAATCttgacattatttttatttgaaatagcCCGAAATCCTCTGTTGTTTTCTGAGAATCAACAATTCTAGTATTTCTATAATACCAcgaataatttttcaagaagaGTCTCAGTTTCCAGCTGATAACAAAATGCGTGACTCGATTTTGTCACAAATTTCTGCAATGCGTATTACAAAACGCATTTATTCTTGCAAAATGCCGCAACTGTTATTATAAAATGCTTGTTTCCCCCTCAATAACTTTCGTTGTAGCTCTGAAGTCTTCAAAACTGATTTGAGCGGTGAAGATCACTTTTTAGtccttttgcaatttttccaagaggttaaccctttaactttcatgagtgatcaagacagaatttctcctgacaatattaatacaatatcaagcagacaagcgatgagattaaaaaaaatatatcaattaggggatttaagttgatccaatactaaattttcCAAACCatcatcacaagaactgtatgggaggcagta from Pocillopora verrucosa isolate sample1 chromosome 14, ASM3666991v2, whole genome shotgun sequence carries:
- the LOC136278142 gene encoding uncharacterized protein encodes the protein MCTYEKPSSSELTSLDPVLVQQTQSSAELTIHLTLSRTESGLATYETVSDCKRECGYDNIETNRKLSSVSEGCSDIQERAPENTVLVSGEKGIQQPPALCDQKEENKDHVYAVVHKERKGRASSGVSALEKTAGRPQEETSGLPVQWASCVDQSPSLTPENRSSHQTDSGLDNNTEATGSETPQAGGNTEYLYAAVDMTKKKKKPPQKLAPYRGLVYADLILSRENSAKLVKEQSQTVYVNPVKTASVKISQKNLEETKDGEHK